The following coding sequences are from one Microtus pennsylvanicus isolate mMicPen1 chromosome 1, mMicPen1.hap1, whole genome shotgun sequence window:
- the Chmp2b gene encoding charged multivesicular body protein 2b, giving the protein MASLFKKKTVDDVIKEQNRELRGTQRAIIRDRAALEKQEKQLELEIKKMAKIGNKEACRVLAKQLVHLRKQKTRTFAVSSKVTSMSTQTKVMNSQMKMAGAMSTTAKTMQAVNKKMDPQKTLQTMQNFQKENMKMEMTEEMINDTLDDIFDGSDDEEESQDIVNQVLDEIGIEISGKMAKAPSAARSLPSASTSKATISDEEIERQLKALGVD; this is encoded by the exons ATGGCGTCCCTCTTCAAGAAGAAGACCGTGGACG ACGTAATAAAGGAACAGAATCGAGAGCTGCGAGGCACACAGAGGGCTATAATCAGAGATCGAGCAGCcttagagaaacaagagaaacagcTG GAATTAGAAATTAAGAAGATGGCCAAGATTGGTAATAAAGAAGCTTGTAGGGTTCTAGCTAAGCAGCTTGTCCATCTACGGAAACAGAAGACAAGAACTTTTGCAGTCAGCTCAAAAGTCACGTCAATGTCCACACAAACTAAAGTGATGAATTCCCAGATGAAGATGGCTGGTGCGATGTCCACCACTGCAAAG acaATGCAAGCAGTTAACAAGAAAATGGATCCACAGAAGACACTACAAACAATGCAGAATTTCcagaaggaaaacatgaaaatggaaatgactgaggaaatga TCAATGACACCCTTGATGACATCTTTGATGGCtctgatgatgaagaagaaagcCAGGACATTGTGAATCAAGTTCTTGACGAAATCGGAATTGAAATCTCTGGAAAA ATGGCCAAAGCTCCGTCAGCTGCCAGAAGCTTaccatctgcctccacctctaagGCTACCATCTCCGATGAAGAGATTGAACGACAACTCAAAGCTTTAGGGGTAGATTAA